Within Lentimicrobium sp. L6, the genomic segment CAGCCAAGCTAAATCTTCAGGTTTAATATTATGTTTCTCCATGATATTAACAGAAACATCGGCCATGTTAGAAACAGCAGACTTAAACACCGCCTGACCTTCTTGGTAGATAAAATGTTCACGAGCATCAACGGTTTCGTGACTAGCAGGCTTAACAGAGCCTCCTGCTTTTTGATGTAAGTGAATTCTTCCGGCACCATCAGAATGGAGATCGGCATCTATAATTCCAAAATCCTCAGTGGTTGGTTCAATCAGTACTGCTCCAGCACCATCACCAAATAAAACACAGGTTGTGCGATCGGTATAATCTACTATCGAGGACATTTTATCAGCACCAACTACTACTACTTTTTTATATAAACCACTCAAAATGTAGCTACGAGCAGTTTGTAGACCAAAAATGAAACCACTACAAGCCGCATTTAAATCAAAACTAAAAGCATTCTTTAGTCCAACTTTATCACAAATAATATTTGCGGTAGAAGGGAATTGCATATCGGGGGTCACAGTAGTGCAGATAAGAAGATCAATATCTTCTGCTTTAGTGTTTGTTTTTTCTAAAAGTTGAAGTACAGCAGGTGCTCCTAAATCTGAAGTTCCTTTTCCTTCACCTTTTAAAATATGTCTCTTCTTAATCCCTGTTCGGGACATAATCCACTCATTATTGGTGTCAACAATGGTAGATAACTCGTCATTGGTTAAAATGTATTCTGGAACATACGTTGATATTCCGGTAATTGCAGCATTTATCTTTGACATATTGCCTGGTTTTTTTCAGGGCGCCAAATTGCTATTTTTATTTTAACTGACAAAATTATTTATTAGTTTTTTCGAATATTTTGATTGTTTTTTCCAAAATGGTAAGGAAAATTGCACAAAACAAAGCTTAGGAACTCAAAATGTTTATTTTTGCCACGAAAAACAAAATTATATCAAAAAACTGGTTATTTGGATTTGTGAATATGCATCAATTTTATTTAAACTCCATTTCCTTTCGCTTCCTTGTTAGGAGGCATAACCATAAATCTTTCAAATGAAAATCGAAATGAGAAAATTTTATTCAATTATTATTTTATCAATTTTGAGCTTGTCTCTTTTTGCTCAAAATGATACTACAAGTAAATGGACACGCGGTGGTGACTTTTCTGTTAATTTTAATCAAGTGAATTTCACAAATTGGGCTGCCGGGGGTGATAACTCTGTTTCTGGAGTTACTCTTTTTAATTATGATGTTACTTATGATGATGGTAGGAGCTCTTGGAAAAACAAATTTATCATGGGTTATGGTCTTCAATATTTACAAGACGATTATAAAAAGACTGAAGATAAAATTGATTTGAGCTCATTATATGGGTATAAAATTTGTAAAAATTGGGATGCCAGTTTTAATGCTTTTATCAAAACTCAGTTTGCTGAAGGTTTCGATGGAGATAATGACTCGGTATATGTTTCTAAGTTTATGGCTCCTGGTTATATAGGATTTGGTCCTGGTTTTACCTATAAGCCAGTGGAGTACTTTACTGTTTTTATGAGCCCTGCAACAGTTCAGTTTGTAGTTGTTAACGACCAGCGCTTAGCGGATGAAGGGGCTTATGGTGTTACTGCAGCAGAATATGATACGGCTGGGATGAAAATTAAAGATGGTGAAATGATGAAGACACAGTTTGGATTTAATCTTAAAGCTGCATTTAAAAAGGATATTGCTAAAAATGTTAATCTTGAAACTACACTTGAACTATTTAGTGATTATTTATATAAGCCAGAAAATATTATCGTAAGATGGGACGTCATTATCGATATGGCTGTGAACTCTTGGTTATCTGCGAAATTAACTACTGGCTTAATCTATGATGATAACATTGTGATTAACGATAAAAGTGGAAATCCACTTGGGCCTAGAACACAGTTTAAAGAAATGTTTGGTTTAGGACTAGGGATTAAGTTCTAATTTTATTTCAAGTACTGATAAAAACGATTTTGGAACACCATTTCCAAAGTCGTTTTTTTATTTACACTCTTAAGTCACATTAATTGAAGAATTGATAATTTTGCAAAAAAATAATAATTGAAGGATTCCATTGCTATATTAACTATGTCTATTGAAGATTCTCTAGCTTATTCACTTGATAGTGTTTCGCAAGAGAGTATCAGTGTTTTTGATACTTTTGAAGGACAAATCACTCCTCAAAATCTCAATAAAGCTGTTGAAGGTTCCTATAGTACTGATTGGCTCAGCTTAACTTTTCTTGGGATTGTGATTTATTTAATTGTTGTTCGATTTTTGTTTAATTTTAATTTTTCTGAAGCCTTTAAAGGCCTTTTTAAGATAGAAAGTCTCGATCAAGTCAGTTTTGAAAAACTAACCCAAAATACAGGCTATATATTGACACCCATTTCATCAATTGTTTATGCCTATTATGTCTATTTCTTTATAAATCCTAATTATTTACAGCTCGATTTAGACTATTTATTTCTGGTATTTGCCTTTATAATCAGTGTTTTATTTATTTTAAAAGTTTTTTTAGAAAAAATAATCTCATTGCTCTTTAATAGCAGAAAGACTTTCCAGTCCTATTTTTCTGATCATCTATATATGCTTGGTATTTCAGGTCTTTTTCAGCTTCCATTTATCGTGATTTTTGTTTATAGTCAAATGGTTTTCTTTCTTTGGTTCTCACTTGCTATATTGCTTCTGTTTTGGCTTTTTAGGTTATTAAGGGGGGTGATCATTGGATATAATCAAAGCCAATTTTCTAAATCATATATATTTTTATACCTTTGCAGCCTCGAAATTTTACCGATTCTGTGGGCGTGTAAATGGCTTATAAATAATCAGTAAGAAGATATAGGTTTAACACAAAAATTAATCGCCTTGAAAATAAAAAATGTACTCATATCTCAGCCCAAGCCGGCTGATGTCGAAAAATCGCCTTATTACCTTTTGGCCAAAAAGCACAAGGTGAATATTGATTTTAGAAAATTCATTACGATTGAAGGAGTGAATGCTGTAGACTTTAGAAAAGACAAAGTTCATCTTTTAGAGCATACTGCGGTCATTTTTACTAGTAGAAATGCCATTGATCATTATTTTAGAATGGCAAAAGATATGCGATTGGAGATTCCAGATACCATGAAATACTTTTGTGTTTCTGAGGCAATTGCTTATTAT encodes:
- a CDS encoding DUF3078 domain-containing protein, coding for MRKFYSIIILSILSLSLFAQNDTTSKWTRGGDFSVNFNQVNFTNWAAGGDNSVSGVTLFNYDVTYDDGRSSWKNKFIMGYGLQYLQDDYKKTEDKIDLSSLYGYKICKNWDASFNAFIKTQFAEGFDGDNDSVYVSKFMAPGYIGFGPGFTYKPVEYFTVFMSPATVQFVVVNDQRLADEGAYGVTAAEYDTAGMKIKDGEMMKTQFGFNLKAAFKKDIAKNVNLETTLELFSDYLYKPENIIVRWDVIIDMAVNSWLSAKLTTGLIYDDNIVINDKSGNPLGPRTQFKEMFGLGLGIKF
- a CDS encoding beta-ketoacyl-ACP synthase III — encoded protein: MSKINAAITGISTYVPEYILTNDELSTIVDTNNEWIMSRTGIKKRHILKGEGKGTSDLGAPAVLQLLEKTNTKAEDIDLLICTTVTPDMQFPSTANIICDKVGLKNAFSFDLNAACSGFIFGLQTARSYILSGLYKKVVVVGADKMSSIVDYTDRTTCVLFGDGAGAVLIEPTTEDFGIIDADLHSDGAGRIHLHQKAGGSVKPASHETVDAREHFIYQEGQAVFKSAVSNMADVSVNIMEKHNIKPEDLAWLVPHQANLRIIDATARRMGISPKQVMVNIQDYGNTTDATIPLCLHQWESQLKKGDNIILSAFGGGFTWGAIYMKWAYDGAAVADK
- a CDS encoding DUF4271 domain-containing protein, with amino-acid sequence MKDSIAILTMSIEDSLAYSLDSVSQESISVFDTFEGQITPQNLNKAVEGSYSTDWLSLTFLGIVIYLIVVRFLFNFNFSEAFKGLFKIESLDQVSFEKLTQNTGYILTPISSIVYAYYVYFFINPNYLQLDLDYLFLVFAFIISVLFILKVFLEKIISLLFNSRKTFQSYFSDHLYMLGISGLFQLPFIVIFVYSQMVFFLWFSLAILLLFWLFRLLRGVIIGYNQSQFSKSYIFLYLCSLEILPILWACKWLINNQ